Sequence from the Cervus elaphus chromosome 19, mCerEla1.1, whole genome shotgun sequence genome:
CTGGAGATGACTTATAAGAAGTATGTTCTTAAAGGTCTAAAAGTTAATACAAAGAGTTTATCAGATACTGTAGTTTTGACATGTGGACAGATTGCTGGCATATTAGGTCATGTAGGCCTATGTTCCTATGAAAATGCATATACAGAAccttgaaaaaaagtgaaaatgttagttgctcagttgtatctgactttttgcaaccccatggtctctacactgccaggctcctctgtccctggaattctccaggcaagaatattgcagtgtagccattcccatctccagggatcaaacccaggtctctcgcactgcaggcatattctttcccatctgatccactagggaagcccaagaatattggagtggataaccattcccttctccaggggatcttcccaatgaaaATGCACATTTCATACAGAGCTTTATCTATATGCGTATAGAATCCAGAACAATGAGAAAAATCCATTGCTGAAATTTCTGAAGATAGAGTGCAAGGGGAGGGGTTTACTTAGTAAATTCAGCTTAAGACAGTTGAGTCTGATACCACCATCTAAGTGGAGATGTACAAAACATAGTTGAAAATTCAGCTCTAGAGCTTAGGAGAGGGGTGGTACCTGAAGCTAATTAACCTTGGAATAAAGTGAAGACCAAGAAGAGAAGATGGTCAAGGACAGAACCCTAGGCAACCACAACAGTATTCAGGTCACTGGGGACATAGAAACTCAGGGAACTGGCTGTGTATCACTTCATGAAAGACAGTGTGGGTGACTTCAAACAAGTGAGCTGTGGGATTTCAGTTCTTTGTGGTTCAGTTAGACGTGATTTTGGTGCCACAGCGCCCTCTAATGATCAGGGTTGTTCAGAGCAACTCAGGTCCCCCTTTTGTTGTTACACTGCCTAGCGTTTCACTAATAATGTCATAGAAGACATGTTTTATTACTTCTGTGTAAGACCTCTGCTAGATATTGGGGGACAAGCATAAAGATGTTCAAGAAATAGTCTATGATCCTTTCTCTTCAAGAGTTTACAATTTAGATCACGAAAAGCTAACtctaaaaataaaggaagagatgGGAGTGACAAGTAATAGAGACAGTGTCTGTGACAGAGAAGCAGGCAAAGAGCAGATCTCCAGATAGAAAGGCTGAGGGATTCAAGCAGGCATGGAATGAGCTTATCCTTGATGGATAAGACTTTGATAGTCAGAGTAAGGTAGAGAAAGCCACCTTAATAAATATGGGTCTCAGCACTTGTTAATAGCTATATGATGGTTAAATCTTGATCTTTTTGagactcaatttctttatctgtaaaatagtaaaaatgactGCTTCATTACTTATGGTTATTGTGAGAATCAAATTAAAGTTTGTATAAAATACTTCTTAAAGTATGAGGTACAATATATTAATAAAGATGAGGCAGATAGTTGAGATAGACAATTCACATGTTCGGCAATATAAGGAATGCAAGAACTAGGATGATGACTAGAGAGAATGGCAAATGGGAACATCTATCCATAATTGTAAAATTTAAGTAGCTACTGATAGTGACTGTAAATAGTGTATTGTAGGTTTATCTTCAGGCGAAATCTTAGTTTTGTACTCTGACCCAAATTAACCTTTGATTCTGTTATCCTGTAGAGTAGACCACAAACTCCAAGCTTTAGAAGCACACTTTAAAGAACTGGACTTCATCAAGGATAATCTGACACAGAAATTTGAAGATCATAGCAAGACTTTGGCAAACCAGGGAGCCCAAGATGAGCTATGGACAGCAGTTCTGTCACTCAAGTGAGTATCTAATCAGAAATCAGTGGAATTATGTAGTTTCATGAGAGCTTGCAGTGGTCATTCTAAAACTGGGTTTCTTAATATGGTTCCAACAATGGGTTGTGAAGAAATCACATTTTCTCAGGTTCATTCACTCAAAAAAGATTGATTTGAGTGCTGGTTTACTTGCCATACTGTGGTACACATCTCAGAGTCCCTTGCTTGGCAAAGTTTTAATAACACAGAGATGCATAATATAAGTGCTTTGCCATTGAAAAATTTGTAGTATGAGTGGCCTGAGATCTAAGCTATCCAGTTGAGTGCAAaccctatttcttttcttttttaaaaaaattattttaatagtatgtatctgttaattctaAATTCCTAACTTTCCTATGGtaatcataaaattattttctgtgtctatgaatctatttcataagtaagttcatttgtactgttttcttagattccacatataagtgatattgtgaTGTttgtctgtcttacttcacttagtattataacctctaggtccatccttgttgctgcaaggacattatttcactcttttttattgctgagtaacattccattgtagatatacaccacaccttctttagccattcgtctgctgatgggcacttaggttgctttcacgtCCTGGCTTTTGTAATAGGACAGGCCCTATTTCTAAAGTATTTCCTAAACTACAACAGCTGTTTCTGTTCCGAACCCAAAAGCTGGGTTGGCCTCTTGGTGGGTGTTGGGCCAAAAGACACAGCCAAGCCAAAGATTTGGACaaggaaggatttattacttgcagcaagtaaggagaacaGCAGGGATCTTTCCCTAAGCAGTGTCTTCCCAAATATCCAAATCAGGAAGTTTTAAGTTAAGGATAGATGCATATTCATGAAGGAGCTTGAACAGAGACGACCAGCACAGAACTGGGGCAAAGGTTGACAGAATTCAAGCTTTAGTGATTGAAGTCAAAAGGGTCAGAAAAGGTCAATATCATCATTCTACCCTCCACTCGGGCTCCacctgtggatggtgactgcagccatgaaatgaagacacttgctccttggaagaaaagctatgacaaacctagacagtgtgttaaaaagcagagacaatactttgctcacaaagatctgtctagtcaaagctatgtgacagttggaccataaagaaggatgagcaccaaagaactgaggctttcgaactgtggtgctggagaagactcctgagagttctttggatagcaagaagatcaaaccagtcaatcctaaaggaaatcaatcctgaatattcattggaagaactgataccaaagctgaagctccagtactttggccacctgatgcaaagagctgactcattggaaaagaccctgatgctggtaaagattgaaggcaggagaataaggggtgacagaggatgagataattggatgacatcatcaactcaatggacatgagtttgagcaaattctgggagatagtgaaggacagggatgcctggcgtgctccagtccatggagttgcaaagagctggacatgactgagtgagtgaacaaccaCCACCGCGACCACCTGGGTGGGGCCTTAGTTCCTGCAGAACTCTAAGATACATATCAGATTGTTACCTATATCCTTTTAGgaagaactgggcttccctggtggctcagatggttaagaatctgcctacaatgcaggagacccaggttcaatcccggagtcaggaagatcccctggagaaggaaatggcaatccattccaggattcttgcctggagaatcccatggacaaaggagtctggtgggtgacagtccatggggtcaggaagagctggatacaactacGCAACGAACACTTATCACTGATCTATTGTTTCTTGATGGCCTTTCCTTTGTTCCAACATTCCATCACTTCCCTTAAGATCATGAATTACTGAGGCCTGTTCCAGGGCAAGCATTGTggccaggcttagatcacaaaaCTGCTTAGATAAACAATGGCTTTTCTTATGTCAAGAGATTCAAGTcttattctctttctctggagaCCTCTAACCCAATCTGTTTAAAGTTCTCCTAGTATGTTTATAATTCTTTGAATTATCCTAATAAAATTCACTTTATGGCTGTACATAGAGAGTTCTACTGCTTAAGAAGTGCCCACATTTTTTGTAGGTTCACTTCAATGGAACTGAATATTTTATACAGCTACGTCATTGAAGTACTTGTCCACTTGCACACTCGTGTGCTTGAGAAGCTGCCAGATCTGGTGAGAAGTCTTCCCACCTTAGCCTCCATCCTTAGACGAAAAGTCAAGAACAAGCGCATCAGAGTTGTATGGGAGTCTGTTCTGGAGGAGTATGGGTTGCAAGAAGGAGATATCACAGCactgtgtatcttctttgtagCACACGGTAACAAGGCAGAACACTACATTGCTAAAGTAAGGCAGATGTATATAAGAGATATCAATTTCATGATCTCTAATATGGTAAAGAACCAGGCTCTGCAGGATGGTTTGCTGAAGGCTGTTCAGATCATTGAGAAGGGGAAAGCAGAGACGGCCCCCAAAGATAAAAAGTCACCCCTAAAAGAGTTGATACCACCAGTCAAAAGCTAATCTGTTACACTGGTCTCAGAGATTCCATGTCTAGTATAATTTATCTTGCAAATGGGAagcaatacatatatacaatttatTACAAGCTTATTTTTATAGCAAAAGTGAGAAGAGTATTAAATTATAATACATTGACACAATGGATACTTTCTGTGTAGCAatataagagaatgaaaaagctttcATGTAACTGTATAGTAACACAGAGTAATCACCAAgatgtgtttaaaaatatttccaacattATTGCTCAATGGGAAAAAAagggcaaaaataaatacataggcTACTATATCTATAAACTTCTGAAGAAATACATTAAAGAGTGGTAGCATTGGTTGTTTTAGGGAAGAAAACTAATTCGAGGCTAGGGATCAAAGGTAGGAAGAAGTCTTTTCACTGTTAATTCATTTTGtactttatgaatttttaaacatGTGAATGTATGATGtagtaaagcaaaaaaaaaaccccgaCTATATTTTGTATGTTGATGTGCATTTTCTCTCTGGTACAGTTCCACAGATTATTTTATACTAGAAAGGGAATTCCCACACAGTgatcatatattttataatcttttttgaACAAATGCCATGCAATATGTAGTGTCAAtaacagaaacattttaaaatgtggatcCTGCCCTACAGGCAAAAGTTACTTTATTTGGAAGGTACAAATTCAGGACAACCAGAATGAGTAACACCTTGGAGGGAAGTTAGGTAGAGAAGGATGAGAAGTAATAGAAGGTGTGTTACCTTGCTGGTTCCTTCTTGAAAATAGGTTGGTTGCCAGATATATGCACTCAGTCTTATCCTTCTCCAGACACATTGTTTAGAGAAACCATGccacaaaagagagagagactggaaCTGTGTCTTGGAAGTGTTACTAAACCAAACGTGGGTCTGCAACAAAGCGAATCTACTGACATGCAGTTGTGTTAAGGGAAAGTACAGCATTTATTGCAGGGCACCAAATAAAGAGAACAGGCAGCTTGGGCTTGAACAGACAGCATTACCAAGTCCCAGCTGGTTTTAGTcactgaccaagaagatggcaaactaatgtctcaaaataatcatcttatctgggtctggatgccaggttcttttatagaacgtGTAGGTggaggggctggggtgaggaagagaagtaaaaagccccttcatcttgcaaatatctcctagaatggcaagcctggGGGAAGGGATGTGTCAATTTCTTCCTGTAGCCATCCACAGGTGAACAGGGTCCTGAACAAAGGTCCTgatttaacagtcaggcagaggggcaaggttccctgaggcaggccatcaTGTATGAACAGTACAGAAGGGTACTACAGAAAGGCAGGCTGAGGAGTATGGAGGGAAGAATTTTCAAGTTACCGCTCGGTTCTTAGTCTGTTTTGAGGTTTCCCTTTTTCCGCCCAGAGACCAATCTTGCGACACTGCCCGGTTTCCGCAGTCCCCGGGAGCAGGAATCGAGCGGGAAAATTAGAGCCACAACGGCCCGAGGGGGGCGGTGGCTCACCAGTAAGAGAAcccggcaatgcaggagccgcaagagacgggggttccatccctggtttgggaagatcacctggagaagggcatgacaacccactccagtattctggcctcaagaatcccatagacagaggaatcttCCGGGCCACAAACGATAGTGTCGCAGAGTTCAAAAGGACTGGACCAACTCAACACGCAAGCACACACGCCCGCGAGGGGAGGGGCGGGCTCTCTCTCGGGCCAGAGGGGCGGGGCCAGCGGGTGGGCAGTGCGCGCGCAGGCCCGGAAGTCCCATCCCGCGGAATGTTAGCGCTCTGTATCCTTTGTCGGTTTTCTATGGTGGGTGGGGCCGTTTTGGCGGGCAGTCGTGACGCCACTAGCCCTTGCGGGATTCTAAGGCACCGCCGCTAAGATTAGGCTTTCTGGCTGACTTTagagagaggaaggggtgggCTCAGAATCCGGGTAAGGCGCGAGCGCGGACCCACAGCAGCGGTGAAACGGAAGTCCCGCTCCAACGGAGCCCGCGTCCAGGGCGGGGGAGCTGCAGTCTTCTTCGAGCGATGGCCCGAGGGCTGTGCGCCGCGGGGGCCTCCGGCTTGGCTGCCGGGAGCTAAGGGAGCGTCCTCACCTGGTAAGAGGAAGGAGGGGAACTTGGCGCGTGGCTCCGGCCGCGCCGGAGAACTGGAGCCCACCTTCCGCCCTGCTGCAATAGTTAATGCCTGGGAGCAGCGaagattcatttgttttctttccgGATGTTCATCTTAAGCATGGATAATACACCGCCTTCCAGGGTCGTACTGTTTACCTGACCTTACTTCTAGACATCTGATGCGTTCAATCTCTGAATTCTGCCAGGCTGCTGGGCATAATATTTAAAACGCGAAACTGTTACTTTGCTTTTTTCCTACTCGGACCGGAAACAAGATTCTTTCTCTTTCAGGTGTTGATGTTGAATATGCcttattagcatattaaaatggCTGTACCCAAAGACGCCATCCCTTCCTTGTTAGAATGTCAGTGCCAGATCTGTGTGGAAATCCTCTTTGAGCCTGTGACTCTGCCTTGTAACCACACGCTCTGTAAACCATGCTTCGAATCGACTGTCGAAAAGGCAAATTTGTGCTGTCCCTTCTGTCGCCGCCGTGTCTCTTCGTGGGCTCGGTACCGTACCCGAACAAATTCTCTTGTTAATATGGAACTGTGGGAGATAATTCAAAAACACTATCCAAAGGAATGCAAGCTAAGAGCCGCTGGGCAAGAATCAGAGGAAATTGGTGAGTAGAACCCAGCGCGTTTGTTGCCTAAAAACCAAGATCATTTTGAAAGCCAACCGCCACtaatccatttttaaaaggataaaacagAGAGCCAGTTACTAAAATTTGTCCAAATTTTTCAGaggtgtttgggtttttttggcctCAAAATATTGATTAAGGTCAATGGCAATATTTTGTTCGTTGTTATAATGCCCAGCCTGTGTTCACTTGGTGTTTGttcaattaaaaattgaaaaggaaaacccCAAAAGAAAGAATTGCCCGATAGAGTCTTCAGTCATGAAAAGTTACATAAATAGTCGCAGAGGAGCCACAATCGCAGTATAGCAACAGCAGAAGTAAGGAAACTACTGGATTCTTGTGTTaatgtctttttcactttcaattacTTTCTCAACTTGCTTGCCTGTACATTGccattcatttaattcttaagTTTGCAGGGAGCCTAAAATAGGTTTCTGTGGCCATCTAGCTCAGCCGTTTTTATTCAGAGGTCCTCCACAGTGTGGACTCCTCTTTTTGCCCCAAACTGAACACTTGACTCTAGCAGCTTGATCATTTATGTGCTCAATAAGTCATGTGATGTTTCTTGTTTAGGCTTTGAATGTGATGCTTAATGCTGTGGTGTActttttttggaattctttttACTTAGTGTCAATtcgttcactcagtcatgtctgacgctgtgaccccagggactgcagcacgccaggcttccctgcccatcaccaactcctggagcctgctcaaactcatgtccacggagtcagtgatgccatccaacaatctcatcctctgttgtccccttcccctgccttcagtctttcccagcatcagggtcttttccaatgagtcagttcttctcatcaggtggccaaagtattggagttcagcttcagcatcagtccttccagtgaatatccaggactgatttcctgtaggatggactggttggatctccttgcagtccaagggactctcaagagtcttctccaacaccacagttcaaaaccatcagttcttcagcgctcagctttctttatagtccaactttcacatctatacctgactcctgggaaaacctttgactctacagacctttatcagcaaag
This genomic interval carries:
- the SMCO1 gene encoding single-pass membrane and coiled-coil domain-containing protein 1; this encodes MNNETTTLISLKEAMKRVDHKLQALEAHFKELDFIKDNLTQKFEDHSKTLANQGAQDELWTAVLSLKFTSMELNILYSYVIEVLVHLHTRVLEKLPDLVRSLPTLASILRRKVKNKRIRVVWESVLEEYGLQEGDITALCIFFVAHGNKAEHYIAKVRQMYIRDINFMISNMVKNQALQDGLLKAVQIIEKGKAETAPKDKKSPLKELIPPVKS